In Moraxella osloensis, the sequence GATAGGTCATTGCTGGGTCGGTTTCGCTTTTAATGTCATAGATAATCCAACCCCCAAATTTTTTTTGGTAAGCTGTGACTGTCAGATGGATATGATTGAACTTAACAGTAAAATCTTGCAAACCTTGTTTATTCGCCTCAACTGGTGTTAATTGGATAATGTCTTCATACGCCAACTCAGCAATCGCCATTGCCAACAGCTTTTTACCTGCTTTTATCCAGCTTTCTTTGGTAATTAACAGTTGAAATTCAGGATGGTTCGTTTTTATCATAGTTTTAGCCCACACATTGAAAAGTCTGAAAAGTACGGCAATGATTGAGTGGATAAATATCTTTGCCTATAATATTGTTGATGATAGTCGCTGCTCGATACGCCCCTAATCCTAAATCAGGTGTTCCCACGCCATGGCTATGAAATTCCATATTTTGTGCAAATATTCTGCCCTGACTTAACGGATTGTGGTAGCTGACTTCATAATCCCGATTTATTTCATAATGACCAAGACTATCTCTGGCTATATCAGATTGAATCGCAGAGAGAAACTGCGGTTCTTGAGATTTATACCCTGTGGCTAAAATAAGATAATCTGCTTGCAAACTCACAGGAACAGTCGTGTGGTTGTGATAAAAATTACAGATAAATTTATGCCTATTGTCAGGCTCGATAGGTGAGGCTAGAATCTCATGTAATGCCAAATTGGGCATTAGTTTGACATTATATTCACTGGGTGTCAGACATCGTTGATACAGCTTATCGTATATCTGTTTTAATAATTGGGCATTAATGCCTTTATAAAGCAGTCCTTGTTTTTGCAATAACTGCTGTTTTTTTTGGGGCAATAAATCATAAAAATAGTCGGTATAGTTGGGACTAAAATGCTCTAACGCTAATGGTGTGTATTCCATAGGGAAAAAACCTTCTGCCCTAGTGACCCAGCTTATATTAGTAAACTCGTTATCATCGATAAGTTTATAAAAAATTTCTCCTGCAGACTGACCTGAACCCACTAATACAATGTTTGCCTGTTTATCTTGACAAAGTTTTTCATACTGATGCATAAAGACTGAAGAATGAAAGCACTTATCAGGGTAGAGTTGATTGGCTTCTAGGGTACAGCTAGGTATCGTTGGTGTTGTACCCACACCGATGACCAGATTTTTACAGTCATAGGATTTTTCAACACCATGACAAGTCACGACCACGCTAAATCCTTCAGCAATGGCTTTTACGCTCTTCACATGGTAGCCAAAGTATAGGTTATCAAGTTGTTCACAGACCCATCGGCAATAGTCGTTATATTCTAGTCTAGGCAAGAAAAATGACTCTCTAAAATAAAACTGAAATATTTTTTTGGTTTCAATCAGATAATTTAAAAAGCTAAATCGACTGGTTGGCTCGACCATAGTAACTAAATCTGCTAAGAATGGTACTTGTAAGGTAGTATCAGGCATGAGCATACCATCATGCCAAGAAAAGCTTTCCTTTTTCTCAAAAAATGCACTGGTGAGACCACAGTCCTTATTTTGCAATAAAGTTGCTAAACTTAAATTAAAAGGACCGATACCAATGCCAATAACATCTATCACTTTATGCACTCACTCTCATGGTTGAAGCGTTGAATAGGGTTTTTTATATCAACATAAATCGATTGCGTTTCTACAGGGGCTATTAGTTCATCTAGCTGATGTAATCGGGTGAGCAGATTACCTTTGTAGGGTAATTCATCTTGGAAAAGTAGGGTTTGAAGTAACAGACTGTCGGGGTATAACTGATAAAATCTTTCAATATGCTGGTAGAGTAGGTCGATGAGTTTTATTTCTGTGGTTGCACCCGTTTTAGCAATCGCTGTGATTACCGAAAACACACTGTTACCAATGAAATAATAGATAAAACGATGACTAGCAAACTCAACAGGTACGACACATTGAGCCTCTGTGTGTAACTCAGGGTAAGTTGCAATTAACGTTTCTGCATAATCTATAACATAGCCGAAACTTTGATTATCTCTCACCCAAAATTTTGCAGGTAAATGATTATCAAGTTCTAGTAGGCTGTTTTGTTGATGGGCTTCAAATACCATACCGTAGGTATGATAGATTTGTAGCATTGAGTCTAGCGATATCGTTAAAAATTGATTGAACCAATTGATTGCTATATCTTCATGAGAAAGATTTTTTTGTTGGGCGATTGCCTCAAATAAATGGCTGAATCTATTTGCCTGATTCAATGGATGATCTTGACACAATGTCGCCAAGTTAGTGACATTATCACTCTGATTAAAAGGATTATGCCGAAAAATACAAATGGTTTCATGAATAATATCGTCATCAATCTTTAAGCCTATCCAAGCAGGGTCATTGATAACATTGAAACTGGGAATGATAGACTTAATTGTTTCGCCCACCTCACTGTGCCAAATTTTGGTAGCAAACATACCTCGACGGCATTCTTTTGGCAGATTGATTCTAACAGCGTTTGTAATAGCCACAGATAACGAAAATTTTAACATCCATGGTGCATCAAAACTTGCCACCGTGCGTACAGAAGTGGTGGGGAAAAAGCTCGTTCCTGTCTCACCAATATCTATCAATAAACTATCCGCAACAAGCTGTTTATAAAAAGGCGTATCTTGAAGAAATTTGGCTTGCCAAGGATGTAGCGGTAATAATTTATAGCATGGAAATTGCAAAAATAATTTTTTTTGCTCCTGTGGCATAAAAGGTGTGAGGTATTCAAGCAGTTGCCGTGAGATAGATTTACCATCAAAAGACTCTTCAATCGTATTATCAGGGTGTACTAACCAATAATGAATATTGAAACAGCCTTTGGTTTCAGGTGAGTAGTTTATCCATTGCTGTTTATTAAAACCTATGCGGGCTTTGGGCGTTGGGTGCATTGCATGACCATAAATCAATGCTTGCTCAGTTTCAATAAAGTTTAATGTGTCACTAGCGAATAATGTCTCAAAATCTTTGGCTCTATTTAGCATGATAGTAACTAACTTTTGATGACTTTCAATCCACCTTGACAATACATCGAATGTATCGAGATTTTCACTATGGTGGTATTGAATATCCGCTAGAATCAGACTAGCCGTCGTTAGACTATTGATTTCTACATAGCCACCGTTTGCCCTAACATAAATTTTGCCAAAAATTTGATGCTGTCCTAATATACTAAAAAAATGCAATGGGATATATAACGCTTGTTGGAGGGGTAATAATGTTAAAACCAATACATCTTTGCCATCAAAAAATTCTATATCATTATTATTAAATTTTTCATTTTTTATTATTTTAAATCGATTTATTTCAATACAGTAAGCATTAATTAGGTTTTGTACTGACAACCTATCAATATGTTCAGTCAAACAAGGCATAACTCATCCGAAGCATTGGTATAATAAAATTGTGAGGATAATAATACAAATGATAATCATTATCAATATATAATTTGGTGGTGCATCAAAAAGTATGCTGATATCAAACATACCCATTATTAATGTAAAAAAATACTAAATCAAAGGCTTTGAAGTGGTTTTCGAGTTTTTTGGAGAAGTTACAACTTCGCCTGACTGCTCGTTTTATTCTATGTCGAATACGACAATTATTTCCTTCAATACCTACGGTAAAAAACTTACCGATCTTTTGAGTAAAGCCTTCAAACCCATTGACAAAACTGTCCCAAGTATCACTGGCTATTACTGCACAAGTTACGCCAAGCTTTTGAAGTGAACCGCTCCGGGTTTATCGAAGACTCCAATATTTGGACAAAACCCAACATGGAATCAAGACAATATTAAACAAATATTATTAGTACGTATTCGCACAATTTATTTTATGTTAAATAATAACCGTCTTATTTAAAGGATACTTCTAGGGGTCAGCACAGAATTCGGATCATATTGGGCGGTAAGTATATTTGTCTAGTTCTATGTATCTGTTATTATTAAATGACTTTATTGAAAACCTCTAAGTTGAATTGCATGTTAGCAAACTCTATTAGACAGGCAAAATACAAAAATATAAATCATTGATTTTAATACATCTATTAATCGATGAAATTCCTTAGCGTGCTATATGGTCCGAATTCTTTGCTGACCCCTATAAGAACAGTTTAGTAAAATGCTTATTGACCATTTAATAGCGAATTCAACCGTGCTGACCACATTTCAGCCTCATGTTCATGGCTTACCCAAAAGCCATGACGAGGTTGTGGGGCATAATTAATAAATACCGTCACCGCATTTGCCGTCATCTCCACATAATTACCGCCCGTGACACGACCTGTATCAAAGTTAATATGATAATCTCGTCGTTGAATCACATCCTTTTGGTACAGCTTCCAGCCTTGAATATCGCCATAATCACAAATCATGTATTGTGGTTTACGTTCAGGATCGATGGTAAAAGCAATTTTCTTGGCAGTATCGTCAATTAAAATACCAGGTGATTCATAATCCACATGAAAAACTTGCGCAACTATCTGCTGTTTATAGTAGTCATGGATGGGTTGCACCATATTGCGACCTTTAGACAAAATCATTTTGGTTTTAACCAGCCAAGTATTAATCACAAATACTAGAAACATAAATAAAAAATACCAAGAAAAGAATTCTCGGCGTCCTGAGATTAGCCATATCAATAGGGCTAACGGAATAGGGATTAATACACTGCGTAAGGCTATTTTTTTAAAGATACCCTTATGGTCAAATACGGGCGCTTTATCATCATTAACTGGGATGATTTGAACGGTCATCCTAACTCCTCAATAAAAGAAAACGAGTGTTTGTAAAATACTACGATATACGTAGTAAAAAATCAAAGAAAATATACGAAATTCGTAGCTTTAATCTGGGAATAAGCTATGGATTTACAGGCGATTTTTACAACACGGTTTAAACAAGCCAGAAAAGCTAAAAAACTCACTCAGGAACAATTAGGCATTGCGATAGGATTGGATGAGTTTGTCGCTAGTACCCGCATTAATCGTTATGAAAAAGGCATACACTTGCCTGATTTACAGACATTGGCTCGTATTGCTGAGATACTGGATGTACCGCCTGCTTTCTTTTTTGCGGAGGATGTGTTGGCTGAGAATATTTTGATTTTTAAAATGAATAATAACGAGAAAAAGGCAAGTATGAAGACTAATCCTTTGCAAAATAAATTTTCAGATTTAAAATAATCACCATTAAAAAACCGACTTGAGATATTTTATGATTGATGCAGCAACCGAAGCTCGGCGCCGTAAAAATTGGCAGTTTGCCTGCAATAGCAGTGCGTTATCTGGCTTTGAAACGCCGCCTGAAATGCATGCGATTGTGGAACGCTATTTTAAGGATGAAATCAGTTTGACGGAAACTATAGAGGCGCTGCGCAAATTTAACTCACAACGCTATCTATCTATCAACGCCGAGTAACCCTTTCAATAATACATATAGCATTTTGGCTTTCGATTGCTATTAAACACTTAATTTCTTGCTTGTTATGCAGTAATAATCGCTATTTTGATAACTAAGACCCTTTATGGTCCAAAGCTTGGTCCAGATGGTTCATTGTTAAGCGCCTGCTCTTCCCACCTTTTAACATTCTCAGTTAACTGTGTAAATCCGCTCATATTAGGCGAATGGCTATCAACAAACTGCTGAACTTGTTCGGTCGTGGCTTGTGCGCCTTTGGATCCATCTTCATGGGTTTCATATAGCCGCCCTGCTTTAGCATAAGTCATTGCTTTTTGCTTTAACTCATCAAAGCGACGTTTAAATAAATCACCTATCGCATTAGCAAGGGTTGAAACTGCTTCAGTGAATTGTCTAAAACTTTCTGCTGCTGAGTGAAATGCGCTAGTGAGTTCTTCATATCCGTCTTTAAAGGCGCTAAGTCCTTGATTAGCGTGATTAAGGACTTCAGATCTTTGTTCTGCATGGTGTTGCTGCGCTGTAAGGTAATGATTGAATTTTCCAAGTCCTTTAGTAACTGTTTGAACTCGTTGTCGTCGATTGGCTGTATACTGTCTAATTGGTTCAAGGCTTGTTGCATTTTGTCTTGTAAGAGCTGATATTCTTCCCTGCCTAATTTTAGCATTTTTAGCTGCTGTTGATTGGTGGTCTTTAATTCTTGTAAGTAGGTCTCCATCTTCGCTAGCTGCGGCTGCAGACGGTCTTGGATTTCTTCTTCGATAATCGGTATAAGCTGATCGAGCAAGTCTGGTATCAATTGAGAAAGTGTTTCGCTCATCTGTGTTTGTAGATTCTGGACTGCCTGGTTGATTTGCTCGGTCATTTGGCTGTGCAAATCGTTCGACAATTTTTGTAAGCTTTGTGTGATGAGCTCGCTTGGACTGATAGGTAGGGTCATGGGTTATTCCTTGCTGCTTTGCTGCCGGTTTTAATTTGGTGCGTCTGGCGCTATCTGTAACACCAATTGCCTTTTGGGATTCAAACCAAATTTCACTTGCTGTTGATTTTTGGGAATAATCAGCATTTGCTTGGGATCTTGGTCGTTGGGTAACACGGTCACCATCGTTAATGCTCGAGCCTCGGCCGGTGTCTGCTGAATTTTCGCTGAAATCAGCGCCAACTGCTGCTGTTGTTGTTCTATCGATTGTTCCACCTGAGCCAATTGCTGTTGCTGTTGGCTCATCAAGTGGCTTGAGTAATAGGTCATCCCCAGCATTACTAGCGTTGGAATCAAGGCTAGAACGAAGGTAATCATCCCAATCATCATTGCCTTGACTCTCAGGTTCGCTTGTTTTTGCGCTTGGGCTTGGTAAAAGCCCTGATACACCGTCTCGCTCTGCTTCATGTGGGTCTTGGCTTGTTCTACCAAGTTGTTGGCGTATTCCCTGAAAAGCTTTTGGCTTTGGTGCTGACTCTCTAAAATCTGAAACTGTAATATTCCTAATTTCTGATTGGTTAGCTGGATTTGATCGGTTGTTTTGCTCAGCATCTGCTGAGTTTGCTCCAACTGATTGACTGACTGCACTAGGTTCTGGTTGGCTGTTGTCACTTGGTCGTCGATCAGAGGTGTAGCCTGGCTCAGTAAGTTGTTGATCAACTTGTTGCCCGAGCTCTCGATGCGACTCATAATATTGTTTAAAGCGCTGTTGAAGTCGACGAAGGCGTCGTCCAACCTCTTGTTCATTAAGTTCTGCAAGTTTTGCTCGAGTTGCAGGTTCTTTTGTTTTTGTTGTTCTAAAATTTTCGAGACTTTGTCTTGTGAACTCTCGCTCATATAGCATCCCTTTTAATTTTATATTTCTGCCACCGTTTGGATTTTTAATCGAAATCGATTTGCCTTTTTTGTCAATACGAGTAATTTCAAACATCTCACCAATTAGGCGTACCACATCTTCATGAGATTCAATACTGTTATCACTCAAAATCGTTTCAACCAAATGCAGAGCAATTTCTTCTTCGATAAATACTTTGTTAGTGCCAACGTTATTTGTACCAACTAACGAAGCACTATTTTGTTCAGCGAATATCTGTTTCTCATGCATTTTTTTATGCGCATACTCATAGCCTTTAAGCCGATAAACACGCTGACGGTTAGCATCATTGGGGTCGGCTAAGCCATAATCGAAATTGATCAAATCCTTCCAACTATCCACCAAATCTAAATCTTTATGATGGTAATAAACCGTTAACGATCTACCCGTTGGTAGATGAATATCTGCAAATACAAAATGCAATTCTTGGCGGTCTTTATCAACATGCTCGACCCAATAGCCACTGTACTCACCTCGAGTCATGCCAGGAAATAAATTGGCTTCAAACGATTCTATGATTTCAATTTTTTGCGTATCAGTTATCGATTCTTCAGGTGCGAATGAAAATACTCCAGACGTATAAAGCTTACTATTTTTAATACCATTAATAATTTCCGTGGTGACTGCATCATCCCCGTAGATTAAACGAGCCCCCTCGCGGGGTTTGGTTTTATCATTTCTATCAAATAATAAATATGATTGAACATCGCCACCGCCACCCGATCTTGTTGCAAATCCTTTTTTGACTTTACCATGACTAAAAAACCGAACTAACATTTTCCCTCTGCCATAAAATTATTGAGACTAGTTACTGATTTTAGTTACTCAGTTTAGTTACTTAGTTTCATCAACAGCCACATTCATATCCACCGCTTCATTTTCAATAATTTGCGTTTTAGTTAGGCTATGCTCTAAACGTAATATCTCTAGTTCATTAGCAATTTTTTGTAGGGCATAAGCTAGTTCTAACACATCCAAATTTTTCTTAGGGTCTAGTGAAGCGGTATGCGCATAACGCGTCAATTGATTAATATTGTTGCCAATGCTCACTAATTGGCGATATAAATTTGGATCAACGATTGGTAAATCATGCGTGCGTTTTAAAGGTTTGGGTAAATCTAATAGGCACACGCGCACAAACTTAGCTAAGGGCAACCCAAACCCTTGCGCTTTGCTTTGTACCATTTCAAACTCGCTATCACTGAGTCTAAGATTTAAACGACTTTGACGTTTAGTCTTTTTATCAGATGTCAATTGTTGTTCTTCATTTATCGATAACATATAACGTTCAATTAAGCAGTAAAGGGTTTTTAATCGTCTCCGCTTCTTAATTGACCCTGGGGAATCAGAATAGGAGACGACGGGGGTGTCAAGAGGGGGCTATGCCCCCAATTGCCAGCGCCAGATTACCAAAGCAGCGAAGCGAATTTGGTAACTCTGGCTTTGCTAGCTTAAAAGATTTTTTGCTTCAAGGTAATCTATTTGATTATACGAGCATTGTTTATGTTTGCAAGTAGTTTTTCTTTGACTTTTTACTGGATGTTTTTATAATGGTATTATGTAGTAACTATATGAGTTTATTATGAAAAATGAATTAACTAAATCAGAAAATGAGTTATTGGATAGATTGGTTAGGGAATTTGAGGCTAAGATTGCTAAGTCTAAAAGATTAGCGGATGAGCAACTGTTAATGTTGACGCTATTTCAGAAAGCTTTATTGTCAGATTCGGATTTAAGAAAGTTAAGATTATTGCTTGGTTTTGAGCAAGCTAAAATTACTGCTCGTGAAACTAAGAAAAAAGCCAAACTGGCTTTGCAAATGCATGAAAACGAAAAGAAACAAGTTATTGAAAATCGCTATCGACGTTTTGGTTTAGTAATTATTGAGTCGTTAAAAAAGTTACCGGAAAATAAAGCTACGATTTCTTTGTCTGATTTTTTAAATCTGATGCTTGCTGATGAAAATTTGAATGAGAAAGATAAAGAGTGGGTTAGTGGTTTTTTACAAAATGATGTGATGAATGGTGATCCTAAAGATTAGAATAGTTTAATGGATGTCGTTGTTATCAGAGAATATAGTATGTAAAAAGCGACAGGGTCTATTGTATGTCGCTTTATTTTTTTAGGTTTTTAGGTTTTTAGATGGGGGTATGATTTTTTTAGAAGGGACAGTCATCGTCTTCATTATAATATTGCGCCAATGAAAAACTGCGATTGGATTGCTGTTGAATGAATTGATGACAGTCATCGCATATCCAATTGAATTTTTGGTTCTGATAGTTATAGGTCGGTTCGTAGATTTGTCGCATGATGTTGCACTCTCTACAGTGGGTTTGGGTGTCATAGATTTTGAAGTGGCTGACCATCTCGCTTAATAACGGCGCACTGATGTTGTAATACTGACAGATATGTGTGATGTGATCTAAATGATTGCCGTGAGTTTCTAGTGGGGTTTCAAAGTAGTCACGCACAATGATGGTTTGTTGTTCACTGATGTGGTTTTTTGCGAGGTATTTGTAGTGCATATGATGGTCCTTTTTTTAGGTTAGGCTTGTGATTTTGGCGGTTGTTAAAGGGACTTGTTCTATGCTATTTCTGGCATAAGTTTTAGAAATTTATGCTCAAGCTGTTGGTATTTTTCTTGGTCGTCGTTTACGTCTATGTCGTCTAATATTTCTGAAATCCATGTTTGAATGGCTTGGGTGTTGTTGCAGCGTTTGATGAGTCCTAGAAATAGGTAAAGGTTGTCACCTGGTTGTATCCGCTGTTCTTTGATTAGTTGGCTTGTAAGCTTATTAATTTGCTGTTGGCGGTTTTCTCTTTGATCGAGTTGGTTATAGATTTGTTGGATGACGGGGTTTGGGTGCATTTTTGTGCTCCTTGAATTTTTTGTTGTTCGATTGGAAAATTATCTCAAGTATGGGATAATAGCTGAAATTGGGAATTTATATCTAAAAATAAAATTTATTCCCTAATTTAGGAACTATGTTAATATTATTTTATTCCTAAATCAAGTATTTATTTTCATTTTTAGGGATTTTATTGTGATAAAGATAAATTTGCCTGTTTTATTGGCACAACGTGGACTTAAAGTTGCCGATATTGATAGAGATTTGGATATAAGTCGTTCGACCCTTTATCGTTTGTATAACAATGATGTGATAAAAATTGATATCGATGCCATTGATAAATTATGTAAGTATTTAGATTGCGCACCAGGTGATATTATTTTGTATGTAGATGATGACGAATCCCAGCACAATAAAAAAGAGCAACCTTATTAATTAGGTTGCTCTGTTCCCTACTACATAGCTGTATTTTAATATGATACGTCATTCAATAATCCCAATGATGACTTCCCATCATCCCCTGCCATACCGTTACACAGGCTAGCGCATCGGGTCTAGCGCGGTGCGCATTGCTATGTTCTACCCCAAAGTGGGTCATAGCCTTGCTTAGGCTAAAATAACGATTGGCTTTAAAATACGGTGAGTATTGCCCGATAAAATCAGCAAACTGCTTACACAGGCATTTTACTTCAACTTGCTGCAAGCGAAGCTTATGACCTGATTGCCGCATCATACGAATATCAAAGCTGGCATTGTAAGCATACAGGGTTCTTCCTTTGAGCAACTGTACAATCGCGGGTTGAATATCAATAAAGGTAGGTTTACCTATCAGCTCATGAGGATAAATACCATGCACCTTAAATGCGCCTAGGCTAGACGGTCTATCTGTGTAGATCAGCGTATCGATAATCACATGTCGATCACTATCACAAAACGCAATTTCGATGATTTGATCATTCCTGCCGCCACCGGTGGTTTCAGTATCAAAGAATAAGGGTTTGCTGGTATCGTACTGTTGGTTGTACTGGACAACTTGGTTAAAGATGGCATCGATTTGAGATTGCGTATCTGCTGTCATTGGGGTTGAAGTCATTAAATTAATCAATCATGGATGTAAGTCAGTCATATAATCGCTACCCTAGCCATTAAACACATCCATTTGCGCCGTTTTAAGCGGTTTTTTCGGCTTTGGCAGATGTTCCGCTACATACCCAGCACCCATCGGTTTAAGTAGCTCAAACGCGTCCTCATGATGCATATTGAGCCAATCCTGGCGATGTTCAGGTTCAATCACCACAATCGAGCGTTTTTCATCTTCAGGCTTGTGAAATTGTAACATGAAAGGATGATTATCGGCATTGGTGGTCAGCATGGTCATGGAGCGAACGATTTGCTCCCCTATCTTAACAATTTCATATAAAGCGGCTACGGTAAACGGCTCATAGATGGTTTGTACCGGAATTAACGCAAACTGATTGTTGTACCAAGCATGTTTAAAACTCGGTTTTTCCATCACCGTTTCTACGGGCATCATAAGTGTGCTTGGCAATATCGATATCTTAGGCCCATTTAGGCACCATTCCAAACATGGCTGAGTGCCACTCGGCAGGATCACCCCTCGTATTTGATAAGAGGTTAGCAAATAGCAAGGGGGCTTTATAGCCTGAGTAAATATCCTGTTTGACGGCAAAGCTGAGCTGTTGATTGGTAAATAACGGCGCTTGCGTAGCGCTAATGGGTTGAAAGTTGGCACACATCAGGGTTTCTCTTTTAACATGGATTTATTAACAGCCGTTAGCAAACTCGCACTAATGCACTTTGAGTAGATCTGATAGCTTGGTGGTATAGCTGGG encodes:
- a CDS encoding IucA/IucC family protein, whose translation is MPCLTEHIDRLSVQNLINAYCIEINRFKIIKNEKFNNNDIEFFDGKDVLVLTLLPLQQALYIPLHFFSILGQHQIFGKIYVRANGGYVEINSLTTASLILADIQYHHSENLDTFDVLSRWIESHQKLVTIMLNRAKDFETLFASDTLNFIETEQALIYGHAMHPTPKARIGFNKQQWINYSPETKGCFNIHYWLVHPDNTIEESFDGKSISRQLLEYLTPFMPQEQKKLFLQFPCYKLLPLHPWQAKFLQDTPFYKQLVADSLLIDIGETGTSFFPTTSVRTVASFDAPWMLKFSLSVAITNAVRINLPKECRRGMFATKIWHSEVGETIKSIIPSFNVINDPAWIGLKIDDDIIHETICIFRHNPFNQSDNVTNLATLCQDHPLNQANRFSHLFEAIAQQKNLSHEDIAINWFNQFLTISLDSMLQIYHTYGMVFEAHQQNSLLELDNHLPAKFWVRDNQSFGYVIDYAETLIATYPELHTEAQCVVPVEFASHRFIYYFIGNSVFSVITAIAKTGATTEIKLIDLLYQHIERFYQLYPDSLLLQTLLFQDELPYKGNLLTRLHQLDELIAPVETQSIYVDIKNPIQRFNHESECIK
- a CDS encoding relaxase/mobilization nuclease domain-containing protein, with the protein product MLVRFFSHGKVKKGFATRSGGGGDVQSYLLFDRNDKTKPREGARLIYGDDAVTTEIINGIKNSKLYTSGVFSFAPEESITDTQKIEIIESFEANLFPGMTRGEYSGYWVEHVDKDRQELHFVFADIHLPTGRSLTVYYHHKDLDLVDSWKDLINFDYGLADPNDANRQRVYRLKGYEYAHKKMHEKQIFAEQNSASLVGTNNVGTNKVFIEEEIALHLVETILSDNSIESHEDVVRLIGEMFEITRIDKKGKSISIKNPNGGRNIKLKGMLYEREFTRQSLENFRTTKTKEPATRAKLAELNEQEVGRRLRRLQQRFKQYYESHRELGQQVDQQLTEPGYTSDRRPSDNSQPEPSAVSQSVGANSADAEQNNRSNPANQSEIRNITVSDFRESAPKPKAFQGIRQQLGRTSQDPHEAERDGVSGLLPSPSAKTSEPESQGNDDWDDYLRSSLDSNASNAGDDLLLKPLDEPTATAIGSGGTIDRTTTAAVGADFSENSADTGRGSSINDGDRVTQRPRSQANADYSQKSTASEIWFESQKAIGVTDSARRTKLKPAAKQQGITHDPTYQSKRAHHTKLTKIVERFAQPNDRANQPGSPESTNTDERNTFSIDTRLARSAYTDYRRRNPRPSAAAASEDGDLLTRIKDHQSTAAKNAKIRQGRISALTRQNATSLEPIRQYTANRRQRVQTVTKGLGKFNHYLTAQQHHAEQRSEVLNHANQGLSAFKDGYEELTSAFHSAAESFRQFTEAVSTLANAIGDLFKRRFDELKQKAMTYAKAGRLYETHEDGSKGAQATTEQVQQFVDSHSPNMSGFTQLTENVKRWEEQALNNEPSGPSFGP
- a CDS encoding 3'-5' exonuclease; the encoded protein is MTSTPMTADTQSQIDAIFNQVVQYNQQYDTSKPLFFDTETTGGGRNDQIIEIAFCDSDRHVIIDTLIYTDRPSSLGAFKVHGIYPHELIGKPTFIDIQPAIVQLLKGRTLYAYNASFDIRMMRQSGHKLRLQQVEVKCLCKQFADFIGQYSPYFKANRYFSLSKAMTHFGVEHSNAHRARPDALACVTVWQGMMGSHHWDY
- a CDS encoding helix-turn-helix domain-containing protein, with product MDLQAIFTTRFKQARKAKKLTQEQLGIAIGLDEFVASTRINRYEKGIHLPDLQTLARIAEILDVPPAFFFAEDVLAENILIFKMNNNEKKASMKTNPLQNKFSDLK
- a CDS encoding antitoxin VbhA family protein; the protein is MIDAATEARRRKNWQFACNSSALSGFETPPEMHAIVERYFKDEISLTETIEALRKFNSQRYLSINAE
- a CDS encoding lysine N(6)-hydroxylase/L-ornithine N(5)-oxygenase family protein, whose amino-acid sequence is MIDVIGIGIGPFNLSLATLLQNKDCGLTSAFFEKKESFSWHDGMLMPDTTLQVPFLADLVTMVEPTSRFSFLNYLIETKKIFQFYFRESFFLPRLEYNDYCRWVCEQLDNLYFGYHVKSVKAIAEGFSVVVTCHGVEKSYDCKNLVIGVGTTPTIPSCTLEANQLYPDKCFHSSVFMHQYEKLCQDKQANIVLVGSGQSAGEIFYKLIDDNEFTNISWVTRAEGFFPMEYTPLALEHFSPNYTDYFYDLLPQKKQQLLQKQGLLYKGINAQLLKQIYDKLYQRCLTPSEYNVKLMPNLALHEILASPIEPDNRHKFICNFYHNHTTVPVSLQADYLILATGYKSQEPQFLSAIQSDIARDSLGHYEINRDYEVSYHNPLSQGRIFAQNMEFHSHGVGTPDLGLGAYRAATIINNIIGKDIYPLNHCRTFQTFQCVG
- a CDS encoding DUF4113 domain-containing protein; amino-acid sequence: MNRAFLSPSYTTKLSDLLKVH
- a CDS encoding plasmid mobilization protein, with amino-acid sequence MLSINEEQQLTSDKKTKRQSRLNLRLSDSEFEMVQSKAQGFGLPLAKFVRVCLLDLPKPLKRTHDLPIVDPNLYRQLVSIGNNINQLTRYAHTASLDPKKNLDVLELAYALQKIANELEILRLEHSLTKTQIIENEAVDMNVAVDETK
- a CDS encoding helix-turn-helix domain-containing protein, whose amino-acid sequence is MIKINLPVLLAQRGLKVADIDRDLDISRSTLYRLYNNDVIKIDIDAIDKLCKYLDCAPGDIILYVDDDESQHNKKEQPY